A portion of the Ferrimonas lipolytica genome contains these proteins:
- the hutW gene encoding heme anaerobic degradation radical SAM methyltransferase ChuW/HutW, translating to MKSHFEMDESMTGRSTPDPLKFAFDQKRGAHAGGMGMAPLNAEQAELKITELLSQPATINKRRALYLHIPFCRVRCTFCSFFQYASSRKLVDHYFSLLLQEIARKSATTYAQSAPFHAVYIGGGTPTDLSAAQLKELGQVIRASFPLTPDCEMTLEGRLNRFDDAKFNGALEGGFNRFSFGVQSFNTNVRKAAKRLDDRDYVMSRLKDLNQADQAPIVIDLLFGLPYQTAEIWQQDLEDVIESQVTGVDLYQLIDLKGTPMLSQCEQGKAPPPATTEFKAGLYRMGDAFMAQHRFRQLSCSHWARDGRERSMYNNLVKEGGEILPMGAGAGGNFGGFASMQPRDIDQYEQALTDQQWPSAMLLPKAENTLKSKLVGLCDQGGIARYVIGDELYLHAQPLFQAWADNGLAQFDQHSVNFTLAGRFWQVNLCNGLLKFLEKNPLDSKIERCA from the coding sequence ATGAAATCCCATTTTGAGATGGACGAGTCGATGACCGGTCGTTCCACTCCAGATCCGCTTAAGTTTGCCTTTGATCAGAAGCGGGGAGCCCATGCCGGTGGCATGGGGATGGCGCCGCTAAACGCGGAACAGGCTGAATTAAAGATCACCGAGTTGTTGTCGCAGCCTGCCACCATCAACAAGCGTCGAGCGCTGTATCTGCATATCCCTTTTTGCCGGGTTCGATGCACTTTTTGCAGTTTTTTCCAGTACGCCTCTAGCCGTAAGCTAGTGGATCACTACTTCAGTCTTTTGCTGCAAGAGATCGCCCGAAAAAGCGCAACTACCTATGCCCAGAGTGCTCCGTTTCACGCGGTTTATATCGGCGGCGGCACCCCTACCGATTTAAGCGCTGCACAGTTGAAAGAGTTGGGGCAGGTTATTCGCGCCAGTTTCCCATTAACACCAGACTGTGAAATGACCTTGGAAGGTCGCTTAAATCGGTTTGATGATGCCAAGTTTAATGGCGCGCTTGAGGGTGGTTTTAATCGCTTCTCGTTTGGGGTGCAGAGCTTCAATACCAACGTGCGCAAAGCCGCAAAGCGGCTTGATGATCGTGACTATGTTATGTCGCGGCTGAAGGATCTTAACCAAGCGGATCAAGCGCCAATCGTTATCGATCTGTTGTTTGGGTTGCCGTATCAAACGGCGGAGATTTGGCAGCAAGACTTGGAAGACGTGATTGAGTCACAGGTAACCGGAGTTGACCTGTACCAGCTTATCGATCTTAAAGGCACGCCAATGCTAAGCCAGTGTGAGCAGGGCAAAGCGCCACCACCAGCTACCACCGAATTTAAAGCTGGTTTGTACCGTATGGGCGATGCCTTTATGGCGCAACACCGTTTCCGTCAGCTTAGTTGCAGCCACTGGGCGCGAGACGGCCGTGAACGAAGTATGTACAACAACCTAGTTAAAGAGGGCGGCGAGATCCTACCTATGGGCGCCGGCGCTGGTGGTAATTTTGGTGGTTTTGCAAGCATGCAGCCACGGGATATCGACCAATACGAGCAGGCGTTAACGGATCAACAGTGGCCATCGGCGATGTTGTTACCCAAGGCGGAAAACACCCTTAAGTCGAAGTTGGTTGGCCTATGCGACCAAGGTGGCATTGCACGCTATGTCATTGGTGATGAGCTGTATCTACATGCCCAACCCCTGTTTCAAGCGTGGGCCGATAATGGCCTTGCTCAATTCGATCAGCATTCGGTCAATTTCACCCTCGCCGGGCGTTTTTGGCAGGTGAACCTGTGTAACGGTTTACTTAAGTTCTTAGAAAAAAATCCACTAGATAGCAAAATAGAGAGATGTGCATGA
- the hutX gene encoding heme utilization cystosolic carrier protein HutX, which produces MNTIAEQVATKIGANPNQMPAQIADELMVSEFDVVVNLPASMATLFPRAELDSLMAELPEWGPVTTIVSVAGSIFEVKAPFPRGKVGHGYYNLINKGEGLHGHLKMDNVANVMLVSKPFMGAESHSIQFFDEAGAIVFKIYLGRDRKRVLIPEQVLRFQQLHQAYGA; this is translated from the coding sequence ATGAACACCATTGCAGAACAAGTTGCCACCAAGATTGGCGCTAATCCTAACCAGATGCCAGCACAGATTGCTGATGAACTGATGGTGTCAGAATTTGATGTGGTCGTTAATCTACCGGCTTCAATGGCAACGCTATTCCCGCGCGCCGAGCTCGATAGCTTGATGGCGGAGCTGCCTGAGTGGGGCCCAGTTACTACCATTGTGTCTGTTGCTGGCAGCATCTTTGAAGTGAAAGCCCCGTTTCCACGAGGCAAGGTTGGCCACGGCTACTATAACCTAATTAATAAGGGTGAAGGGCTACATGGTCACCTAAAGATGGATAACGTGGCTAATGTGATGTTGGTGAGCAAACCCTTTATGGGGGCTGAAAGCCACAGCATTCAATTCTTCGATGAGGCCGGTGCCATCGTCTTTAAGATCTACTTAGGGCGTGACCGTAAGCGGGTACTGATCCCTGAACAGGTGCTGCGTTTCCAACAACTGCATCAAGCGTACGGGGCGTAA
- a CDS encoding pyridoxamine 5'-phosphate oxidase family protein: MEQSKTERLQSRLLPEIDAFKQECQTLMLASKSNDHQTNVSYAPFALANGGFYILVSDLAKHGQNLKQCAELSVMMIQDETKAKSVFARKRLTFNVQAQAIGRADKEFAVGKAALVDRFGEMALKLSSLEDFHMYKLAPYRGLFVKGFGQAFELNGADLTDISWMTGEGHGHKHQQVS, encoded by the coding sequence ATGGAACAAAGTAAAACTGAACGTTTGCAAAGTCGGTTATTACCGGAGATCGACGCGTTTAAGCAAGAGTGCCAAACGCTTATGTTGGCCAGCAAGAGCAATGATCACCAAACCAATGTGAGTTATGCGCCATTTGCCTTAGCAAACGGCGGGTTTTACATCTTGGTGAGCGATTTAGCCAAGCATGGTCAAAACTTGAAACAGTGCGCTGAATTATCAGTGATGATGATTCAAGACGAGACCAAGGCTAAGTCGGTATTTGCTCGAAAACGGCTTACCTTTAACGTGCAAGCACAAGCTATCGGTCGCGCTGACAAAGAGTTTGCGGTTGGCAAAGCGGCGTTGGTGGACCGCTTTGGCGAGATGGCACTAAAGCTATCAAGCCTAGAAGACTTCCATATGTATAAGTTAGCGCCTTATCGCGGTTTGTTTGTAAAAGGCTTTGGCCAAGCGTTTGAGCTTAACGGTGCCGATCTGACCGACATCAGCTGGATGACAGGTGAAGGCCACGGCCATAAGCACCAGCAAGTCAGTTAA
- a CDS encoding ABC transporter transmembrane domain-containing protein, producing the protein MTSSHSAVLPWILSLLVPYRRQVVIAAIALFTGSLSWLALGQGIKILVDHGFTSAGATTLNQVMMGILGLSLISGLAAYFRFYFMTWLGERISADIRRNVYRHVLSLPLQFFEKTKTGELISRFTSDTTIIQNAVGMSLSMVLRSSVTIVGGIVMMLASSPALTGYVLVVVPLVLVPIKVLGAKVRRHARASQDRVADIGAYVDESLHAIHTVQSYVHEPVDQRRFEQGVDAVLTAAAVRIRYRSLLVASVMTLTIAAITLVAWFGAHEVLLGSLSAGELSAFLFYALITAGAVATVSEVLGEVQRASGAGERLLELLNSPIPSRISDNSGINDGLPAPVNGQITLTGVRFAYPSAPTKAVIDDLSLTVAAGERIALVGPSGAGKSTMFQLLQQFYQPQQGSICLDGIDLSGIELAELRRQYALVPQDPTIFADSALENIRYGRPEATELEVRAAAKAAHADEFIELLSDGYNTNLGERGVRLSGGQRQRIAIARALLADRPILLLDEATSALDANSEHKVQQALEVLLQNKTSVIIAHRLATVINADRIVVMDKGRIHAVGTHQQLLQQSDLYRQYAELQLVS; encoded by the coding sequence ATGACCTCTTCTCACTCTGCGGTACTGCCGTGGATCCTTTCACTATTAGTTCCTTACCGTCGCCAAGTTGTTATTGCCGCCATCGCGTTATTTACTGGTTCACTCAGTTGGCTGGCGCTGGGGCAGGGGATTAAGATCCTTGTCGATCATGGCTTTACCAGTGCTGGCGCAACCACACTCAATCAAGTAATGATGGGGATCCTCGGTTTAAGCTTGATTAGTGGCCTAGCGGCGTACTTTCGCTTTTACTTTATGACGTGGTTAGGCGAACGCATCAGTGCAGATATTCGCCGCAACGTATATCGCCACGTACTCTCGCTACCTCTGCAGTTTTTCGAAAAAACTAAAACCGGTGAGCTGATCTCTCGCTTTACCAGCGACACCACCATCATCCAAAACGCCGTAGGTATGAGCTTGTCAATGGTGCTGCGCTCAAGCGTTACCATTGTTGGCGGTATTGTGATGATGCTGGCGAGCAGCCCGGCCCTTACCGGCTATGTGTTGGTAGTGGTGCCGCTGGTGCTGGTACCGATTAAAGTATTGGGAGCCAAGGTTCGTCGTCATGCCCGTGCCAGCCAAGACCGAGTGGCCGACATCGGTGCCTATGTGGATGAATCGCTGCACGCGATTCACACCGTGCAATCCTATGTGCATGAGCCGGTCGATCAACGCCGCTTTGAGCAGGGAGTCGATGCGGTATTAACTGCTGCGGCAGTGCGTATTCGCTATCGCTCACTGCTGGTTGCAAGCGTAATGACACTGACGATTGCCGCGATTACCTTGGTGGCGTGGTTTGGTGCCCATGAAGTGCTGTTGGGATCTCTTTCAGCAGGTGAGCTGTCGGCGTTTCTGTTCTATGCGCTAATCACTGCCGGCGCGGTTGCCACGGTTAGTGAAGTCTTAGGCGAGGTGCAACGCGCTAGCGGCGCTGGCGAGCGGCTATTGGAGCTACTGAACAGCCCAATACCCAGCCGCATAAGTGATAACAGCGGCATTAATGACGGCTTGCCTGCGCCGGTTAACGGTCAGATTACCTTAACTGGAGTGCGTTTTGCCTATCCGTCGGCACCGACTAAAGCGGTAATTGATGATCTATCGTTGACGGTTGCCGCTGGTGAACGGATTGCTTTGGTTGGCCCAAGTGGTGCCGGTAAGTCCACCATGTTCCAACTGCTGCAGCAGTTCTATCAGCCACAGCAAGGCAGTATTTGCCTTGATGGGATCGATCTCAGCGGGATTGAGTTAGCCGAGTTGCGACGCCAATACGCACTGGTGCCACAGGATCCAACCATCTTTGCTGACAGCGCACTGGAAAATATTCGTTATGGCCGACCAGAAGCGACCGAGCTTGAGGTTCGAGCTGCCGCCAAAGCCGCCCATGCGGATGAGTTTATTGAGCTGCTCAGTGATGGCTATAACACCAACCTTGGCGAGCGCGGAGTGCGTCTGTCCGGTGGCCAGCGGCAACGGATCGCCATCGCTCGAGCGCTGTTGGCAGACCGGCCAATCTTGCTGCTTGATGAGGCGACTAGTGCACTCGATGCCAATAGTGAACATAAAGTACAGCAAGCGTTGGAGGTGTTGTTGCAAAACAAAACCAGCGTAATTATTGCCCATCGCTTAGCCACAGTAATTAATGCTGATCGCATTGTGGTGATGGATAAGGGGCGAATTCATGCCGTTGGAACCCATCAACAGTTGCTGCAACAGAGCGATCTGTATCGTCAGTACGCTGAGCTGCAGTTGGTGAGTTAG
- a CDS encoding PepSY-associated TM helix domain-containing protein → MTITKKSLRVSKQVHMRMLRWHRYLALLFSVPIFILIFTGAILATIPLLRDYPGPPPLEQVKAAVTKFEQVPYQYLMFRNDIGEARLVSMSAAGMSMDSASLYSGELIEAKPMERFYVIVRHIHKTFLSDHQWLVELSTWALLVVLLSGAIIVTRYRRRTTMIGWHYGLAVVVLVPLLAMTVSSLVMLQKHKQLKATPTAMAANASSVMGKSQSESVALDVDQLFTVLTQHNAKTISSIQKSNGDYSVTFVDQDGLAKRYDGDAMTTLPPSTGKFWSEVHLGSWGGVASIGLYAACSYSAVLLFILAFVVLFKRSYKRWRAKRSRLARVPVS, encoded by the coding sequence ATGACCATAACCAAAAAATCATTAAGGGTGTCTAAGCAGGTGCATATGCGCATGCTTAGGTGGCATCGTTATTTGGCGCTGTTATTTAGTGTGCCTATTTTCATACTTATTTTTACTGGAGCGATCCTAGCGACCATTCCGCTACTACGAGATTACCCAGGGCCGCCGCCGCTTGAGCAAGTTAAAGCAGCGGTAACTAAGTTTGAACAGGTGCCATATCAATACTTGATGTTCCGCAATGACATCGGTGAAGCGCGATTGGTGTCGATGTCGGCCGCTGGCATGAGCATGGACTCTGCCAGCCTATACAGCGGTGAGTTGATCGAAGCAAAACCGATGGAGCGCTTTTACGTCATTGTTCGGCACATTCATAAAACCTTTCTAAGCGACCACCAATGGTTGGTTGAACTGTCGACTTGGGCCTTGTTAGTGGTGTTGTTGTCTGGTGCGATTATTGTCACCAGATACCGCCGTCGAACCACCATGATCGGCTGGCATTATGGCTTAGCTGTAGTGGTGTTAGTGCCGCTACTGGCAATGACGGTGTCGAGTTTAGTGATGCTGCAAAAGCACAAGCAGCTCAAGGCAACGCCTACCGCAATGGCGGCTAACGCCAGCAGTGTCATGGGCAAGTCTCAGAGTGAGAGTGTTGCCTTGGACGTTGACCAGTTGTTTACCGTGCTAACCCAGCACAACGCTAAAACCATCAGTTCGATTCAAAAAAGTAACGGCGACTACTCGGTTACCTTTGTTGACCAAGATGGATTGGCTAAACGTTATGATGGCGACGCTATGACGACATTGCCGCCCAGTACCGGTAAATTTTGGAGCGAGGTTCACCTTGGCAGTTGGGGCGGGGTTGCTTCAATTGGTCTCTATGCTGCCTGCAGTTATAGTGCCGTGCTGCTGTTTATTTTGGCATTTGTGGTGTTGTTTAAGCGCAGCTATAAACGCTGGCGTGCTAAGCGCAGTCGCCTTGCCCGGGTGCCGGTAAGCTAA
- a CDS encoding heavy metal translocating P-type ATPase, which translates to MSVLSVKHHLPGRIRVKVAPSQPLTGLSQWLRSGLLALQGVQGVRINESAQSIVIQYDAALLTQQQVEQRLTDLDWLDATAIDDDEEHQYTRGDIALNLIGLLGASLFPGKISRVATLGLIAPTIAEGAQQLQQKKLGVEVLDAVAIGMSAWRNDNKTAMLTHSLLSMGEYMEQKTSRNSDKLLAELMQPKHTTVWVVRDGLEQQVSSQDLLVDDLVKLSPGDMIPADGVITSGFALVNQASLTGESVPVRREQGAFIYSGTAIYDGNITMTVEKVGSETTTAQIANVIAESLGEKSQTQLATQQMAERRVKITLGIGAAVFAATGDLERLASVFLVDYSCALKLSTPVTFKSIMYRAAKQGLLFKGGRAIENLAEVDTVIFDKTGTLTYGDLEVTDVVCMTEQQCAKELLAIAASVEEHCNHPLAQAVVNTAKQIDLPHIEHGEVDYIIAHGLKSTIDDKPLLIGSRHFLETHEGVDFAEMEATIAELQAAGKHMLFLASENQPIGVIGLRDTLRDEVFDTLAALRDAGINHQVLLTGDTTAKALQMQAELGFDQCFAEATPESKAEIVKQLQQQGHRILFVGDGVNDAPALTAADVGLAMATGTDLAHMAADVTLMKDNLLGVAEARQLAQQAMKLIQSNIRLAEVVNSGIMLGAALGYLKPGTSALLHNGTTLAVLARAMNARNG; encoded by the coding sequence ATGTCTGTTCTATCGGTAAAACACCACCTGCCCGGTCGCATCCGCGTTAAGGTGGCGCCTAGTCAGCCCCTTACCGGGTTGTCGCAATGGCTGCGTTCAGGCTTGTTGGCGCTGCAAGGCGTGCAAGGGGTTCGTATTAACGAATCAGCCCAGTCTATTGTGATTCAATACGACGCCGCCCTACTTACTCAGCAACAGGTTGAGCAACGGCTAACGGATCTTGATTGGCTTGATGCAACCGCAATCGACGACGATGAAGAGCACCAATACACCCGTGGTGATATCGCACTAAACCTTATTGGTTTGCTCGGCGCTAGCCTGTTCCCTGGTAAAATAAGTCGCGTTGCCACATTGGGATTGATTGCCCCAACCATTGCCGAAGGCGCACAGCAGCTACAGCAGAAAAAGCTCGGAGTTGAGGTGCTCGACGCCGTTGCTATCGGCATGTCGGCATGGCGCAACGACAACAAAACCGCAATGCTTACCCACTCACTGTTGTCGATGGGCGAGTACATGGAGCAGAAAACCAGCCGTAATAGCGACAAGCTATTGGCTGAGTTGATGCAACCTAAGCACACCACGGTGTGGGTGGTTCGTGACGGTTTAGAGCAACAGGTGAGCTCACAAGATCTGCTGGTGGATGACCTAGTTAAGCTCAGCCCAGGCGATATGATTCCAGCCGACGGGGTTATCACATCTGGCTTTGCCTTGGTAAACCAAGCCTCATTAACCGGTGAGTCCGTACCGGTTCGACGAGAGCAAGGCGCGTTTATCTACTCCGGCACGGCTATTTATGATGGCAACATCACCATGACGGTCGAAAAGGTTGGCAGCGAAACCACCACCGCTCAGATCGCCAATGTAATCGCCGAATCGTTAGGGGAAAAGAGCCAAACTCAGCTTGCTACCCAACAGATGGCTGAGCGGCGGGTTAAGATCACCTTAGGGATCGGCGCGGCGGTCTTTGCCGCTACCGGCGATCTCGAACGGTTAGCTTCGGTATTCTTGGTTGATTACTCCTGTGCCTTGAAGCTGTCCACGCCAGTTACCTTTAAGTCAATAATGTATCGCGCGGCCAAACAGGGACTGTTATTCAAAGGCGGTCGTGCCATTGAAAACTTAGCTGAGGTCGACACGGTCATTTTCGATAAGACCGGTACCCTTACCTACGGCGATCTTGAAGTCACCGACGTGGTCTGCATGACCGAGCAACAGTGTGCCAAAGAGCTACTTGCCATTGCCGCGTCAGTAGAGGAACACTGTAATCACCCCTTGGCTCAGGCTGTGGTAAACACTGCTAAACAGATCGATCTACCGCATATTGAGCACGGCGAAGTTGATTACATTATTGCCCATGGCCTGAAAAGCACCATTGACGATAAGCCGCTATTGATTGGCAGTCGCCACTTCCTCGAGACACACGAAGGGGTCGACTTTGCTGAGATGGAAGCAACCATTGCCGAGCTTCAAGCTGCCGGTAAACATATGTTGTTCTTAGCCAGTGAGAACCAACCTATTGGCGTTATCGGCTTGCGCGATACCCTCCGCGATGAAGTGTTCGATACCCTTGCTGCACTGCGTGATGCAGGGATTAACCATCAGGTGCTATTAACCGGTGACACCACCGCTAAGGCACTGCAGATGCAGGCTGAACTCGGCTTCGATCAATGCTTTGCCGAAGCAACGCCGGAAAGCAAAGCCGAAATCGTCAAACAGCTGCAGCAACAGGGTCACCGGATCTTGTTTGTTGGTGACGGCGTTAATGACGCGCCAGCGCTAACCGCTGCCGATGTTGGTTTAGCAATGGCAACCGGTACCGATCTGGCCCATATGGCCGCGGATGTCACCTTGATGAAAGACAACCTTCTCGGTGTGGCTGAAGCACGGCAACTGGCACAGCAGGCGATGAAGCTTATCCAAAGTAACATTCGTCTAGCGGAAGTGGTTAACAGCGGCATTATGCTTGGCGCGGCTTTGGGCTACCTCAAACCAGGTACCAGCGCTTTGCTTCATAATGGCACCACCCTTGCGGTATTAGCCCGTGCGATGAACGCTCGTAACGGTTAG
- a CDS encoding YtxH domain-containing protein, with protein MTKHYDPYSGYPYAGQTPQQGYGQTPYQTPYQQQNSNTHFISGLIAGAAVAYLASNKKVQQGVAATGTKVWSTVRGEVEELKERLEDTQAELEYYRNMHKDK; from the coding sequence ATGACCAAACACTATGACCCTTATTCTGGCTACCCATACGCGGGTCAAACACCACAGCAAGGCTATGGGCAAACCCCATACCAAACGCCGTACCAACAGCAAAATTCAAACACCCACTTCATCTCTGGGTTGATTGCTGGTGCGGCCGTGGCCTACTTAGCCAGCAACAAGAAAGTTCAGCAAGGCGTTGCTGCCACCGGTACCAAAGTTTGGTCTACCGTTCGTGGCGAAGTTGAAGAACTGAAAGAACGCCTTGAAGATACTCAAGCTGAGCTTGAGTACTACCGGAACATGCACAAGGACAAATAA
- a CDS encoding YtxH domain-containing protein, which produces MANKDEQNMQYPPYGYPYPPHPMHGYCPPHMHPHAYQHFGQPQGQQMPPQMPPQMPPQMPPQGYYGHPPQYAAPQGHGHQHAPDPMVAQSQQMLEGLMGDQAGVFKDLLHKLGVDDKEFWKGAMIGAAAALLLSNENMRGNLMSMLGNAGDLLKTGSDKVKSAATGAASSVSDNVHMGTDVLRDTVAAGKAGFSESVARHRPTAEAEPAPEQPTAKDDEQQ; this is translated from the coding sequence ATGGCGAACAAGGACGAGCAAAACATGCAATACCCTCCATACGGTTACCCGTACCCGCCGCACCCAATGCACGGCTACTGCCCACCGCATATGCATCCTCATGCGTACCAGCATTTTGGTCAACCGCAGGGGCAACAAATGCCACCACAGATGCCGCCACAGATGCCGCCGCAGATGCCGCCACAAGGCTACTATGGTCACCCACCGCAGTATGCTGCCCCTCAAGGCCACGGCCACCAGCACGCACCGGATCCGATGGTAGCGCAGTCACAACAGATGCTAGAAGGTCTGATGGGCGACCAAGCAGGTGTGTTTAAAGATCTGCTGCACAAGCTTGGCGTTGATGACAAAGAGTTTTGGAAAGGCGCGATGATCGGCGCGGCTGCAGCACTTTTGCTCAGCAACGAAAACATGCGCGGTAACCTAATGAGCATGCTCGGCAACGCCGGTGATCTGCTTAAAACCGGTAGCGACAAAGTAAAAAGTGCAGCCACTGGCGCCGCATCCAGCGTGAGCGACAACGTCCACATGGGCACCGATGTGTTACGCGATACCGTCGCGGCTGGCAAAGCTGGCTTCAGCGAATCGGTTGCACGCCATCGTCCAACAGCCGAAGCGGAACCCGCTCCAGAGCAACCAACGGCCAAAGACGATGAGCAACAGTAG
- a CDS encoding HMA2 domain-containing protein, whose translation MPELTNEILSLRQWVHIGHHIPGRIRLKFNSAIVAKLARYKTTQTMEHAIQFAPLKRYQLNSETNSLLLEYDAAVIEPQLLDRLFHDDDQQARAACTSLINTLTPIYQAGA comes from the coding sequence ATGCCTGAATTAACAAATGAGATTCTATCTCTACGCCAGTGGGTCCATATCGGCCACCACATTCCTGGTCGCATAAGGCTCAAGTTTAATTCCGCCATCGTCGCGAAATTAGCGCGCTATAAGACAACTCAAACGATGGAACATGCCATTCAGTTCGCACCATTAAAGCGATACCAGCTTAATAGTGAAACCAACAGTCTATTGCTTGAATACGATGCCGCTGTAATCGAACCACAATTGTTGGATCGACTCTTTCATGATGACGACCAACAAGCTCGTGCAGCTTGCACCTCTTTGATCAATACACTCACCCCAATCTACCAAGCAGGAGCCTAA
- a CDS encoding LysR family transcriptional regulator gives MERFKNLRFSSLQIFEALHEERSAVAVGRRLSLSQSSVSYELKRLREALDDELFIRTRDGLVPNKKANAVYQKLPELYQLFSEIFPLDSNILPTHYSGVVRVDVIEPLCLSLIPKIHALITANCPKVKLKIKVWGDDSADNLANGSVDLAVHANPINDNKIISYRGSIAKRAVVCNLNHSVLKNSAITLEDLTNYPLILPDVSTTRKYDYSLIESICDQHNLTPYITMRIGYLPAAIEVVKSTNSLYFSSEKSLRVYEDQVAILPAPPELNKIDRYHYILQPKNKQNSNFHVWFRNEVKTLLEQSH, from the coding sequence GTGGAACGATTTAAAAATTTAAGGTTTAGCAGCTTACAAATATTCGAAGCCTTACATGAAGAGCGTTCTGCAGTTGCTGTTGGACGCAGACTCTCCTTATCGCAATCTAGCGTCAGCTATGAACTTAAACGCCTACGGGAAGCATTAGATGATGAGCTATTTATTCGGACCCGCGACGGCTTAGTGCCTAATAAAAAAGCGAACGCCGTTTATCAAAAGCTGCCTGAGCTATACCAACTATTTTCGGAAATATTTCCACTCGACTCCAACATCCTTCCTACACATTACTCTGGTGTGGTTCGAGTTGATGTTATCGAGCCGCTGTGCTTATCGCTTATTCCAAAAATACATGCACTGATTACAGCGAACTGCCCCAAAGTGAAGCTAAAAATTAAGGTTTGGGGGGACGACAGTGCCGATAATCTAGCCAACGGTAGCGTTGATTTAGCGGTTCATGCTAATCCCATCAATGACAATAAAATTATCAGTTACCGAGGCTCAATCGCCAAACGTGCCGTCGTCTGTAATCTCAACCATTCAGTATTAAAAAATAGCGCGATAACGCTAGAAGACTTAACCAATTATCCGTTAATTTTGCCCGATGTATCGACCACCCGAAAATATGACTACTCGCTCATTGAGTCCATCTGTGACCAGCACAACCTTACGCCCTATATCACCATGAGAATTGGCTACTTACCGGCGGCAATTGAGGTAGTGAAGAGCACGAATTCGCTCTATTTTTCTAGCGAGAAGAGCTTACGGGTATATGAAGATCAAGTTGCTATTCTGCCGGCCCCGCCAGAGCTGAATAAAATCGACCGGTATCATTACATTCTTCAACCAAAGAACAAGCAAAACTCAAACTTTCATGTTTGGTTCAGAAATGAAGTTAAGACACTGCTAGAGCAATCACACTGA